The Glycine soja cultivar W05 chromosome 4, ASM419377v2, whole genome shotgun sequence genomic sequence TTCGCTGTGAATGTGGGTCTGTTATTGACGGCACTGTTGCTGTTGGGGTTACTATAGTTTTGGAAACAAGTTATAGGTCTTAAGTTCGGTGGCAGAGATGGTTTTTTGCGATGTTTATGGATTCTTGGCATGCTCCGCACCAATGGGTTCTGAGAAGAAATAGCGTAAATCATGGGTTTGGGATTTTGGATTAAcgaatgaatgaataaaaaggGATTCCCAATGGTTTTTTGGGAAAGCCAACTGATTTGTGCAGAGAAGAGGTTAGTCACTTACGACATGATAAACCAATGTTCGAGTCTCTCTGTTGGGAGAGATTTTCACATTTAATATCCGACCGTCTTTTCATCAAATTGTATATAAGAAACAGATTAATGGGtgagttgttttttttcttgttatggCTTGAGTGAGTTGTGGTGACAAAGTGGAGCAGAAGATGACAGTGGTGAAGAAAGAATATATACTATAGAGGAGGGAAGGGGTTTATTACGAGAGAGGGATCTAGAAGAGTGTATTGTAGGGTTATTTGGGtgggaattaaattaaatataaaaaatatttgtgagtGTTAGTGTTTGAAACTTGAGAGGGATGAAGTGTATTCCAGGTTTTGGGTTTGGCAGTGATCGATGACACCGGGAACTTGATGTGTTATTTAGGGCGCTTTGTGAGGATTTGGGAACGCACGTGTAAGGCACATGCCGAAAAAGTGAGGAGTGAGGGACCTGAGAGTTCGGGAGACTTAAGGGTCCCATGCATGATTTAAAAATTCAGTCCAATCCGGTCGGATTGATTGATTCTATCGAGATCCgataatataatcaaattagTTTAGTCAATGGATCGGTCATATATTTGGTCTCACATGACCCAGTCAAATTTAGTTCAATATGACCGGTTTGAAATAAACCTATCGACTCGATCtagtttttaaaatctttttcgcgtaaaaaataatacttgaattattatttgtggACTTGTGTTATTGAATTATTATGTGTGAACTTGTGTTATCAACTTTAATCCTTCAattgttattttagatttttaactataaataaacttgtcttaatcaaataatgttaattatatacttatatataatatatacatatataattttaaattttttaatatatacatcaGGTCAAATAAAACCAATTAATTATCCATCATTACTTCAACTGGATCAATGATCGGATCACGTTATCCCATGGATGACATGAAAAGGTTTCGTCTTGATTTTttcttgtatataaaaaaaattaaatgaaatagatctcaaaatttattagaattaaGATAAatctcatatttaaatttaagatgtTTAAAGACATAATTACATATTAGGTGTTGTtgggtgcacccaacattattgctggtgcacccagcattttttCAAAATGCCAAAACTGCCCCTCATTTGTGTTGGGTGTGTGTGAGAGGGTGGTTCGTAAaaaacttacggatcaagttgatccgtacgTTGATATTTTaagcatacggatcaagttaatccatatgttgatattttaaacatacggatcaacatgatccgtaaaattcttacggatcaacttgatccgtaagccttttaTGGATCAAATTGATCCATACGTTGATATTTTaagcatacggatcaagttgatctgtatattgatattttaagcatacgaatcaacttgatctgtaagtcTTTTATACAGGGACATTTTCAACTTTTATCATTAAGTGTTAGATGCACCAGCAATAATATTGGGTGCACCTAACAACACCCTTGCATATTACTAGGGGTGGAAATGAGCCGAGCAGCTTGTCGAGGGTCTTCGGCTCAGCCTATGTAAGGCTCGGCTCAGCTTGTTTACTATAAAGGTCAAgctcaaactttttaaaaagtctttttagataaaaaggcTAAGCTCAAACCATAAAAAAAGCTTGTTAAGCTTTACAAGACggcttatttaattaataataataataataataataataactttattttatcaaatcttatcttatccagattttattctatctagattttattttattcagactttattctatctagattttatttcgtgcatattttatttcatcccatcttatcttatcttgtccagattttattttatttcgtttatgggcttggacttaaaatagatttgtaagctttggggattaggaactatataacagcaccaaggttttagtttagggagtCTTTTttcggagaggagaataattctaggattttagaattccagtttttattactgttcatgcacactgtCCACGTAGAATAAAATCCATTTTCTGCAAATCATCTctaatccatacattttttaatactatgttctttttttattttcttttgatatactttgtgctttaacgacttgaattcaatatgattttgtttatcaattatttttggatttgtacattacttatacgaaattttataagtttctttttttagttagtatttcactagattttaaaataattaattaatcaaagacgTCTTTAAGCAGACTTTTAAATAGGCTCGTGGGCCAAGCCAGACTTTTGTATAAGCCGAGCTTAgccttaaaaaaaagtgtatgacAAGTAATGAATCAAGTTCAAGTCTTACGTATTCAACTCAGACCGAGCTCAAGCCTAGTAAAGTTTGGCTTAGCTTGACTCATTTCCACCCCTACATATTACTCGTTAATAAGTCCTCACTTTGatgcatattattttttaaatacgaATTGATTtcttgtaaattaaattaacttttgtTAGTGTTGTTCGGTGTTTGTTTGTGTTTACGTGATTTGGGACCGTTGAAATTCTTTGATGGGAAATTTGCGGCACCAGCGTGGATTCACGGTTTTGTCACACGCAGCAGACCTTTATGTTTTAAAtctaaagaaattcaaaataaaattcgaaagtatgtaaaattaaaattgtaatataAAGTTATCactattgataatttatttaatttggagataaaaaaaattaaattgtaagaAATAGACGGTTAAGAAAATGAAGGAGAATATAGATAATAGTATTTAAAAGTTTGTTTGTGTTTaaacttattataaaattttagaattgaatagatttaaaaaaaatgtaaaattgatttcatttaatatagtttttttgtTATACAAATAGTTTGCTATCTATGGGATAagataaaataacttttttttacatcaaaaagataaaagaacttAACAACCGTAAAATAGTTTATCTGATAAAGTTTGATTAGTCGCTAAACAGAATTTATCATTTTGTAAGACTTACAGAATTTACCACTTTATAAGACTTTCGATTTAGATTCAggatgttgataaaaaaataaaaaaataaaaaaacaaaacgatCCAATATAACGTAAATAATCTATTCCTATAATATTACTTAGAATTCCTAGTTTAAAAAGTAAGGTTCACATTACCTTCTTCAATGAGAAAGTCTcgacaaattttctttttctgtttttaggatgattttttttttttaacaaagattTTGAGGTTTGAAATATTTCGTTCAAACTAGTCAAACTTTTaggtcaattttagagtgtgttccataaaatattttaattagtttttaggtttttttatttgatagtttgataaaagaattttttttagtaatttttaatatttttttaaaccctACTTTAAATTACtaacttataatatttattccatttttatccttaaatattgattagatttccttttaaatattttctttttaaagtaaaattttattattattatcttttaagtaattttgtatgttttagttatttcaacaaataattttattaaaacacttataattcaataagatatttttttatctttcagctTTCAACTGACTTTTTAGTTAGTTTTGACAAACATAACCTTAGAATATTTTGTGGATACATTTTGTAATTTCCTGAAATTTTACTaattgaaaatcgatgttgaggTGTTATGTGAAGTAATTATGTGTGATTGTTTGATGTGGATGTTATGTTATATAGAGTTTGATTGACCTATGTTGAAATAgtgagatttcaagttttatcCAAACCTGTTTCGgtaaaattgtgattttggaTTTGTTAAACGTTGGATTGCCTTCAAATTTAGATTGTAGGTTCATAACCCACATCTTCATGCTTTGACCATTGggatttttaaagtaaaacttTTGGACATCAAGATTAGCGAGACAAACGTGCTAAGCACAATTTCAACCTGAGGAGATAATTCGCTCAGCGAGATCAACTACAAGATTAGTAAGATTAGTGACCTTTGTTGAACCCTAGTCACATTGGTGTGatcgaaatttcaaaataatgtctCTTTGAAGTAGACCTCGAAACATCTCTTAGTCCATTTTAATTTGACAGGGGTATTCGGCCCCAAATGACGTAGAAAGGAGTTGACAGAGGGATATccataggtgaggggagtttagtTTGGTTTACCGCTTTGATACTGTAGTTGGGATTAGGGAACCCAACTATAGTGATGTATGTTTGTccttgttgcatgctgatttttcatgaaaaattatgtttttgactAGTAGGATGCGATTTATTGgttattgatgattgaaattgtgaatgatattgttgtatgagacttgtgttgtctgaaggtctagggagtgtgaatctcaggcataaaatttatatgtacATATACATGGAATGTGATTACTAATGATGTTGATAACAtagagatgagatgatgtcgatgtttatgataataatgatatgaaatgatgttgaTGTGAGATGATAATGACATTGATGATGATATTAAGATAaggtgatgttgatgttgagaatatcattgagatgaaatgatgttgatgatgatgttgatgatgttaatgacattgagatgagatgatgatgttattgtgatgatgtatgttatGTATGTACATAGGGGATGCAGTGACCAATTTGGATGTCCCTGGTGGaagaaatagagtggttaaagagttttaattttaaacatcttTGGtgggggatgacttagaatctttaattatccatggtcagtgcattgattgATGAcacccatgtttcatacttcatactgcatgaaaatagtataaactttgtcagtaaatACTTGTAGTTTTTTATGAGGGAatatacttgtacttggggcaTGCCACTCGGTTTGAAACTCCTTTGTGACTTAGGATGATCACCAGGGGGTTGCCTGTGCACAATAGGATGACCTTGACACTTGCtgtctagttttcctaagtgtgAATGTTgtgtggacacacttaggctatttcctgacaaatggtaccacattgcatttgagagttgagattAGATGCAtacatcatactgagcatgattgattggaaatgTGAAAAAGTTGATGACTAATTGCTAAGTGTACATTGGACTGATGGATATTTGTCTATGATTGTGGTATTTGTTATGGTTTTCTTGTTAATCATGATCATTTgatgtttgttgatttttattataataaactcacccttgtaattttgtaccgtgtggttggtacctgtgatgatcgttAATCTTCGTTCATGAGAGTAAATGAACAACAGTAGTATATGATAGATGACATGGAGAGAGATTCTTTGTGTGGGAGCCGTCAAGTTGACGTGATGACGTTAAGATTATTTtgagagagagttgtgttttgttatcaactcctccatagtagttctataattttttttttatttggacatGTAAATCTCTGATTTAGATAcatgtaaaaactaaattatatttttatcatatgaatgatatataatgatttaagatatatatgtgtgtgtgagtTTATTATGTGTTTGTGCGTTGTTTGATAAATGTGTATTGCgaaaaatttactttcattttcataatcaaattaatagagatttcatttaaaaattaaaattacacattTTAGAATTAATGATATCATAACAACAAGACGAGTCGTTAgatattttatatacttttttatacaattaataaaaaaaaatctttcttaATCATTTCAAACTGTCATCCATTtttatgaagtaaaaaaataattatcattcttttatatttatttatatatttgattttagtaatcacatatcaatttcaatctaaaaataaccttatattaccgttacaaatatttattataaagacAACCGTAAAAATTGGTAGGCCAACAAGCTTGGTCAGGCATAAAATCTTGGTCCAAAAATCCCTTACACTATTCGGCcgattgttatttttatttttcttataatttaaattttaattgtaatataatttaaattttttaaaatatttatttattgtaaactaaaactatataaaaataaatatttcttatataatGCACAAGTCAAAAtactaatgaaattttttattaaattaaattaataataatataaataattataagagaatttGACTTATCTTTAATagagtatttttttatcacttttttcagttgatgtttttgtgttgtgatTATACTAATTGAAGTAAAAAGACAacgaatgatgatgatgatatataTATGAGGACAATCATTACACCCATTTACTCTCTTAAATGACCGTGTTTTACATAGTCTTCCAACTTCAATTACTCATGACATTTTCTTTCTGGTCAACAATTACTCATGGCATTTAACAAGCATCGCTTGAAAACTTGATGGCATCCAAATACCAAATGTGCCATAGGCCCACAGAGAACGGCTGCATTGTTACTTCAGACTTCTGCCGATAATTATGCACAACTATCTCTGCAAAAAGATTTTAcaccattaattaattaaaaaatataatttgataaaataatcttTATAAAATCAACAACTTATTATATAGGATAATTATTTTACACTGTTTCTGTATAATCTATTTTCTCAATAAATatttctctagttttttttttgtaaattaaatcttttaagaTACAAAGTAATACCGAATGTGTCACAACTTCAATCCTCTTAAAGATAAATTTGTCGACATTTCAATTATAACGAAAATTACTAAACTAATCGAAGTACATACATATAAGCTATGAAGCACCAACACCGACACGGACACCAGACACGACACGGACACGGACACGTAGACACCtgtaatgtccaaaatatagaACGTAGTACGGGTGTCGTGTCGGTGTCGGACACTGACACGGACACATGTTGGACACCGGACACGGCAAAAGGCTGAAGTGTCCGTGCTTCATAGCATATAAGACAAAAACATTATCACATTATCTTCACTTACATTCTTAAATGACAATGATGTTTTACATAGTATTCAATTATTCATGACATTTAAACAACCCCACCTTGCTAACTTTATGGCATCCAAATGTGCCACAGCCCCGCACAGACAAGGGTTGCATTGTTACTTCCAAATtcaataattgaaaatatataaataaataaataaatataagctGCGAAACAAAGGCATCCAAATTTCTCTGCTTGGAGTCAACTGTGTGTTCCTGCTTACATACAATTACATTTCTAGTTTGGTTCCGTATTCTAATTGCATAAACAAAAGAACAGTGAAAGCTGCAGGCAAACAAGTTTTACCcaatttcaaaatgaaatgaaacGGGTTGGGGCTTATACATAATTACATCACTAGGTGACGGGTAAAAGTAATAATCACCCCCTGTCAACATCTAGTTATTAACCATCTAAACTAACTAACGTGATTAAATAATGGTACAAATTTCCACTATAATCAGTGAGTGAGAATAATATCTGTTCTGCTCCTAATACCATAGCCCTAGATTTTCTGACTACATAGTGAACACAGTTGTATCATCATGTCATGATCTCTTGAAAAATTTACCACCTTTCTTCCCCATGCTTACACCAACATCAGAAGGGAAAAGATATTTTGTATCTGGCCTCCATTTCAACTCTTTGAGAGTGGAAAATAGGGTTGCAAGTTCAGGAGAGATATCACTGTCCTTTATGTTTTTACATGAGACTACTCTAAGGCACTCTAGCTCCTTCCAGTGCTCAATTACGGACTCCAAACCTTCTGTTGTAAGCAATGAGCATCCTTCTACGTAAAACAATTTTACCCGCCTGAAAATAGACCAACAACAACTGTAATGTAACTTGCAAATAACCCCAATATATATGGGACATGTCCATATAACTTATCAACTAAGGATACCCATAACATAACCacctttaaagtttaaacatgataaataataaagatatcAAAAGTATTTTCTTAAATGATGCAAGAAACCATACGTTTTAATATAAGGTGGTCGCCAATTGAAGATCACAAAAATggcaattttcaaaataaactcTCAAAAACACTCTTAACACATCGGGACCACACTGAACCCAAAAGTTATAATTACTTATTTTCAACTTCCTAAACTTCAAGATTACCAATGCATATGATGCTACATAACAATTCTACACcaacacaataaaaaatttcatgaatTTGACTTTATTCAAGGGAGAAAATGTTTAAAGCAGGAAAAATACATCTATCCTTAATAGAAAACAGGTCGTGCTAAAtaactattataaataaaaaattcaaaaacatggATATATctttatgagtttaattttgcCTTACACTCTCAACTAATCATAATCCACCttaaatatgacttttaagtCATTATTACAAAAACAACATTGTTATAATACATGGCAAACCGTGATTAGATGATAAAGTAAAAAACCAttataattcaaaattcaaatcaacATGAGTATATTTTTATGAGTTCAATTTTAATACACTGTCTCAATTGTCAATATAAAGGTTTTACACTCTCAACCCATTAGAAATCACCATAAATCCGGATTTAAAAGTAATATTACAGATACCAACAACAATCTTCCAATAAACGGCAATCCATTTGCAGAATTAAAAATCTTAACATTGCTCAATGCATTCTAATTCAATCCTATCTATGTTTTCAAAAGAGGCAAACCCAATTTCACCATGGACCAATTCCAATTGCACATTTACAAATTCAAACTCAATGTGAAAATCAACCAGAAACAAAAAAGGACAAAACTTGTATTATCCAGTTTTTAAGTGTTCTTGGTGTTGTTCTCCAATCAGAATCATAATTCCACATTTCAGTTACATATGTTACCATTTAATGCAAACCTTTATTACACTAATTACCCAAATAAAACTCCAATTCTAATAGTACATAAACGCATCCCAGTTCAAAAAATCCCTACATTATATTACCTGCAAACAACAGCCAAACTCAGGGTGCCATCATCCAGCCCCCAGCAATCCTGAAGAACAATCTCCCTTGCATTCCTACACACCGAAAACAGCGCTCCCACGCCGTTCCGATCCCTCATCTGGAATTTCTGCAAATGCACCCTCTCAAGCGCCTCGCAGCAGCCCAAATGCTCCTCCAACCCGGGGCTCCCATCGATCACCTTACACGACTGAACCCTCAGAGTCTTCAAATTCTCGCAAAACGAAACCCCGGCCAGCCACCCATCATCCATCCTGTGGTCCACAATCACCAACTCCTCCAACATCACACAGCACTGCCCAATCGCCTTCACCCCGTCGAAACTCCCTTCGCACCCCACAAGCTCCAATTTCACCAATCTCCTACACCCCTGCGCTAAAATCGTGAGCCCAATGTCCGAAACCACAGACTCATAAAAACCCCTCACACACCCAACTATTTTCAAAATCTGCAAATTCTCACACCCTGCAACGCCTCCCAAAACGGCGTCGTCGCACCTCTGCAGCTCGAGCTCCTGCAGAGTAACACATTCCGCGCCAATCGTCGAAATCCCGGCCTCGCTGCAACCTGCCACCTCGAGCTTGCGTAAATTAGGGCACCCGCCCGCGAGCGATTTGAGTCCGGCGTCAACCGTCTCGCCCGGTAACAGGTTTTTTTCGACGCCGATTCGCCACGCGGAATCCACGTGCATCGAAACGAGCCTGTGGCTTACGACAATCGATGAGTATACAGAAGAAGTGAACGAACCTGGGACCAAGTCCACGTGGTTCAGGTTCGGGAAGCGAATAATTAACCGACCCGAGAGGACGAAGTTCCAATCGAGGACACGCAAGGTTCGGACGAGCCGACCCTGGAGGTTCAGCCAGCGTTTGCAGACTAAGGAGTTGGAGTTCCGCTGCTGCTGCGAATTGGGGAGCTTGGAGAGGATTCGGAGGAGAAGCTCGTCCGATAAAAGAAGGGTTCGGTCCATTATGATTAGTGTGGAATTGGGGATTAGGGTTTTAGATTTGGGGTCGGAGAGGTGCATGGCGAGGACCATAGGGTTGAGGGGCTCCGTGGTGGCGGTGGTGTTGAGCCAGGGCTTTAACGCTGGTGTGGCTGGTGGAGGAGTGAGGCTAGGGTTTGGGTGAAACGACATCGTTTCAACGGAGTAGAATAGTGTTTTTgtgatggtggtggtgttgTTAAGAAGCTTCGCATTCCCGATCGGTAGTAAACAACTTGAGTTGAGCAGAGTGGTGTTAGTGGCGTTggtgtttttgggattttgttgTTTGTTGGGCATGGTTTGTGGAGGTATGTGTCTATCTATCTAACAACTAAATTGTGGGtctgaatttttattattttgcaatcatttgttttctttttttgctttttgttttcttgttcatGGTTTTGGTTGAAAGATTTGGTCTGGTGTGGTGTGTGGACCGATTTGGGGTATTGAAAGCACTAGAGACAATTTTTAGCCTTCTctgtattttactttttttcccttttcaatcattttttgttttatacggTTGAAATAAAAGTAATTCACTAATTATTCTAGGTGATAGAATAAAATGCATGAGTTACtataaacttttaatatttgtcttgtatttatatgaaaaaaataaaaagtaattttatttgtggatgcatcattatttcttttggcttaattgcatattttattttttaaaaattttatcccaacaaattaatttagcATATTTTATcctcaacttttaaaaaatttgagaattttatcatttatcattttactcctaaaataattacattttttatctccaattttttggCCAAATTTTATATCCAACCtttttttgatgaattttactcttgactttttatttgtttggtaaattttattcttaacttttgtgtttattaatgaataaataaaaaaggataaaattcataagtttttaaaagttgatggtaaaatatatcaaattaatttattgagaataaaattggttaaaaattaaaaagttacaaataaaaaattacaataagcattaattttttttctccgtATAAtggataattttatataatgtatTAATGTGGATGTGATTATCGTGTGATAATGGgtcataatgttttttttttcaaactagtTTATAAAagcttataaaaaatagtttataagtTAATGAAAAAGGTTGTTGAGAAATTTCgagataaacatttttttagggaaaaaaattgTTGGAAAAAGATCTTGGGAAATgacttatttgatttttattttattttttagtttaattatttatcttttcaaaCTGGTTTTAAATGATTCTTC encodes the following:
- the LOC114409384 gene encoding F-box protein At5g07670-like, producing the protein MPNKQQNPKNTNATNTTLLNSSCLLPIGNAKLLNNTTTITKTLFYSVETMSFHPNPSLTPPPATPALKPWLNTTATTEPLNPMVLAMHLSDPKSKTLIPNSTLIIMDRTLLLSDELLLRILSKLPNSQQQRNSNSLVCKRWLNLQGRLVRTLRVLDWNFVLSGRLIIRFPNLNHVDLVPGSFTSSVYSSIVVSHRLVSMHVDSAWRIGVEKNLLPGETVDAGLKSLAGGCPNLRKLEVAGCSEAGISTIGAECVTLQELELQRCDDAVLGGVAGCENLQILKIVGCVRGFYESVVSDIGLTILAQGCRRLVKLELVGCEGSFDGVKAIGQCCVMLEELVIVDHRMDDGWLAGVSFCENLKTLRVQSCKVIDGSPGLEEHLGCCEALERVHLQKFQMRDRNGVGALFSVCRNAREIVLQDCWGLDDGTLSLAVVCRRVKLFYVEGCSLLTTEGLESVIEHWKELECLRVVSCKNIKDSDISPELATLFSTLKELKWRPDTKYLFPSDVGVSMGKKGGKFFKRS